One genomic window of Gracilinema caldarium DSM 7334 includes the following:
- a CDS encoding DUF6175 family protein translates to MLKNRFWGPLITAFFVISCVSSPEPKAQQEEMPSASVPAPKSDARKRAQELITGEKMADEASTKSDNTPTETTKIGTEKPVLTTTEPSKEESAPELSPKEKQFFENYLKRLKYMMVVKEGATVSEFQKRSILTKGNEVLLKQGYDVIQYDQLLKNIEDQRAAYEAEVGSSMSITQYIAQKLGADVYVELDCIPRSSTENSRHYGEANFTANMYDPSTAELLGSVTFRTDRSISTTSQEDALINAITAGTAQLMPRIIRDSTNVLRNRYANGIRYQVIIQRTTDSRAVAAFRRNLRSRVREIVMGPSAADQTTMDVYLFGSLSDLEDACYSAFEKTPGMESAYWVYTRGKTITFNTGS, encoded by the coding sequence ATGTTAAAAAATCGATTCTGGGGACCCTTAATTACAGCCTTCTTTGTTATTTCGTGTGTATCATCACCTGAACCTAAAGCTCAACAAGAAGAAATGCCAAGTGCATCAGTCCCAGCTCCTAAATCTGATGCCAGAAAAAGAGCTCAAGAGCTTATTACTGGTGAAAAGATGGCAGACGAAGCTTCAACAAAATCAGACAATACTCCAACAGAAACAACAAAAATAGGAACAGAAAAACCTGTATTAACTACTACTGAACCCTCTAAAGAAGAAAGTGCACCTGAGTTAAGCCCGAAGGAAAAACAGTTCTTTGAAAATTACCTTAAAAGGCTCAAGTATATGATGGTTGTCAAAGAAGGTGCTACAGTTTCAGAATTTCAGAAACGATCAATCTTAACAAAAGGGAATGAGGTGCTTCTTAAGCAAGGCTATGATGTTATTCAGTATGACCAGCTTCTGAAAAATATAGAGGATCAGCGAGCCGCCTACGAAGCTGAAGTTGGTTCTTCTATGAGTATAACCCAATATATTGCACAAAAGTTAGGCGCCGATGTGTATGTAGAACTGGACTGTATTCCCCGATCTTCTACTGAAAATAGCCGTCATTATGGAGAGGCAAACTTTACAGCTAATATGTATGATCCTTCTACTGCAGAATTGCTAGGTTCAGTAACCTTTAGAACAGACCGTTCTATCAGTACTACATCCCAGGAAGATGCCCTTATTAATGCAATTACCGCAGGAACAGCCCAGCTCATGCCTCGAATTATCAGAGATTCTACCAATGTGTTGAGAAACCGCTATGCCAACGGTATTCGGTATCAGGTTATTATTCAAAGAACTACTGATTCAAGGGCGGTTGCAGCCTTCAGACGGAATTTACGGTCCCGGGTACGGGAAATCGTGATGGGACCCAGTGCGGCGGATCAAACTACCATGGATGTCTACCTTTTTGGTTCCCTTTCTGATTTAGAAGATGCCTGCTATAGCGCTTTCGAAAAAACCCCTGGGATGGAATCGGCTTACTGGGTCTACACTCGGGGAAAAACGATAACTTTTAATACCGGATCCTGA